Proteins from one Coleofasciculus chthonoplastes PCC 7420 genomic window:
- a CDS encoding YgaP family membrane protein — protein sequence MWETLSANNQGLPSPSGNRFRVLERRKIYCSFTLGIMFNNVGRFDQIVRLLLAQVLLYAGLSVYQDTGLVVGLDIAAALLAFSAAIGFCGIYRLLNINTRPPHDHPPV from the coding sequence ATGTGGGAAACACTCTCAGCCAATAATCAAGGATTGCCGTCACCATCGGGCAATCGGTTCAGAGTGTTAGAACGCCGAAAAATCTACTGTTCGTTTACATTAGGTATCATGTTCAACAATGTCGGACGCTTCGATCAAATTGTTCGCTTACTTTTAGCACAAGTTTTACTGTATGCAGGGTTGAGTGTTTATCAAGATACTGGCTTAGTGGTTGGATTGGATATTGCCGCAGCTTTGCTTGCTTTCAGTGCGGCGATTGGCTTTTGTGGCATTTATCGCTTACTCAATATCAACACTCGCCCACCTCACGATCATCCACCTGTCTAA
- a CDS encoding SpoIIE family protein phosphatase, which produces MSQADKLKLLIVDDEPDNLDLLYRTFRREFRVYKADGAMSALSILDEQGEMAIIISDQRMPVMNGTELLGKTVDRFPDTIRILLTGYTDVEDLVEAINSGKVFKYITKPWNPESLKVIVQQAADTYRVLKQRTNELSRALRREELFNVVTTAIRESLDYGSMLQTVVTTIGQTFEATSCILQPVDGNHLISDSFSYQAKSTKDSESLPDVEPIVQNVLENWKTQLIQQLSDGNHSVHLVVPLIWQQQLLGVLSLYKQQCDQPWMSEDIKLIEAVAEQAALAISQAKLYQRTQLQAEQMRAELEVARQIQNNLLRQSLPEVEGVRVQAHCYPAREVGGDFFEVYVHPQGDVWLAVGDVSGKGVPAALFMASAISILRRELAQEISPEPEVVMRNLNSIMSDDLFSTNCFITMVLARYTPTSRQLVYANAGHIYPLVWAHHLVVQQQSAPESSVTVEPDYLKTRGIPLGILPEWKAKAGTLTLHSGDVVLLISDGITEATVKDVKHDTHSQNSKNSKSLTNSMLGTSGLWQLLLHEPAPFNLPHLLVHIREETNNVQEDDQTILSMEVL; this is translated from the coding sequence ATGAGTCAGGCAGATAAACTCAAATTATTGATAGTGGACGATGAGCCTGACAATTTAGATTTATTATATAGAACCTTCCGACGAGAGTTTCGGGTTTATAAAGCGGATGGGGCGATGAGCGCTCTGAGCATTTTAGATGAACAGGGAGAAATGGCGATCATTATCTCTGATCAACGGATGCCCGTGATGAATGGTACAGAATTACTAGGGAAAACAGTTGATCGCTTCCCGGATACAATTCGGATTCTGTTAACGGGCTATACCGATGTTGAAGATTTAGTCGAAGCCATTAACTCCGGCAAAGTTTTTAAGTATATTACCAAACCCTGGAATCCGGAAAGTCTGAAAGTCATCGTTCAACAAGCAGCCGATACGTACCGAGTTCTCAAACAAAGAACTAATGAACTGAGTCGCGCTTTACGCCGCGAAGAACTCTTTAATGTCGTGACAACAGCCATTCGTGAGTCGCTAGACTATGGCAGTATGTTGCAAACCGTTGTCACCACAATTGGTCAAACCTTCGAGGCGACGAGTTGTATCCTGCAACCTGTCGATGGTAATCACCTGATTTCAGACTCATTTTCTTACCAAGCTAAGTCAACAAAAGATTCTGAATCGTTACCTGATGTTGAACCGATTGTGCAAAATGTGCTGGAAAACTGGAAAACCCAGCTTATTCAACAGCTCAGTGATGGTAATCATTCGGTGCATCTAGTTGTTCCTCTGATCTGGCAACAACAGCTATTGGGCGTGTTATCCCTTTATAAACAACAGTGTGATCAGCCTTGGATGTCAGAGGATATTAAACTCATCGAAGCTGTTGCTGAACAGGCAGCCTTAGCCATTTCTCAGGCAAAACTCTACCAACGCACTCAGTTACAAGCCGAACAGATGCGGGCTGAATTGGAGGTAGCTCGCCAAATTCAAAATAATTTGTTGCGCCAAAGTTTACCTGAGGTGGAAGGGGTCAGAGTTCAAGCCCACTGTTATCCCGCACGAGAAGTTGGCGGTGATTTTTTTGAAGTCTATGTGCATCCTCAAGGCGATGTTTGGCTGGCGGTTGGTGATGTGTCGGGAAAGGGAGTGCCTGCGGCTTTATTTATGGCAAGTGCGATTTCTATCTTGCGCCGAGAATTGGCTCAAGAAATCTCTCCCGAACCGGAGGTAGTGATGCGAAACCTGAACAGTATTATGTCAGATGATCTGTTCAGTACGAACTGTTTTATCACGATGGTACTAGCGCGGTATACGCCAACCTCGCGACAGCTTGTCTATGCGAATGCAGGTCACATTTATCCGTTGGTTTGGGCGCATCATTTAGTTGTTCAGCAACAATCTGCACCGGAATCATCTGTCACCGTAGAACCGGATTACCTGAAAACTCGGGGGATTCCCCTGGGTATTCTTCCGGAGTGGAAAGCCAAAGCCGGAACGTTGACGTTACATTCGGGGGATGTTGTGCTGCTGATCAGTGATGGGATTACAGAAGCAACGGTTAAGGACGTAAAACACGACACCCATTCTCAAAACTCTAAAAATAGTAAATCCTTGACGAATTCAATGTTGGGGACATCGGGTCTTTGGCAACTTCTGCTTCATGAGCCAGCTCCCTTTAATTTACCCCATTTATTAGTTCATATCCGCGAGGAGACTAACAACGTTCAGGAAGATGACCAAACAATTCTCTCAATGGAGGTTCTATAG
- a CDS encoding MBL fold metallo-hydrolase, with protein sequence MQTQKNACQLTVLVENTAYGRGLLGEHGLSYLIETDSQRILFDTGQGLTLRHNAQQLGISLQNLDAVALSHGHYDHTGGLMTLLEDCKIAKLFLHPAALQPKFSPRGNIGSPIQDADRLKQTIDQLVWTDKPTEVIPGIYLTGSIPRCHPLEDTGGDFWHDSQQNQVDLIVDDQALFMDTPAGMVVILGCAHSGVINTLNYIAQITGTDKFYAVIGGMHLLRASRDRWQATVETLANYKVQVLGANHCTGTAAIAFLWHHFLGNCISCHVGTRLGFGT encoded by the coding sequence ATGCAGACTCAAAAAAACGCCTGTCAGCTTACCGTTTTAGTCGAAAATACAGCTTATGGTCGGGGATTGTTAGGAGAACATGGGTTGTCTTATCTGATTGAAACCGACTCCCAGCGCATTTTATTTGATACAGGGCAGGGGTTAACATTGCGCCACAATGCTCAACAGTTGGGAATTTCACTACAAAATTTAGATGCGGTGGCGCTGAGTCATGGTCATTATGATCATACAGGTGGTTTAATGACTCTCTTAGAAGACTGTAAAATTGCTAAACTCTTTCTGCATCCGGCGGCGCTACAACCCAAGTTTAGTCCCAGAGGGAATATTGGCTCTCCGATTCAAGATGCAGATAGGCTCAAACAGACGATTGATCAGTTAGTTTGGACAGATAAACCGACAGAAGTTATCCCTGGTATTTACTTGACGGGTTCAATTCCCCGGTGTCATCCCCTAGAAGATACAGGGGGTGATTTTTGGCACGATTCCCAGCAAAATCAAGTGGATTTGATTGTGGATGATCAAGCCTTGTTTATGGATACACCCGCAGGAATGGTGGTGATTTTAGGCTGCGCTCATTCAGGTGTAATTAATACCCTCAATTATATTGCCCAAATCACCGGAACCGATAAGTTTTACGCCGTAATTGGGGGAATGCACCTATTAAGGGCGAGTCGCGATCGCTGGCAAGCAACGGTGGAAACCTTGGCGAACTATAAGGTTCAGGTATTAGGGGCGAATCACTGTACCGGAACCGCCGCGATCGCGTTTTTGTGGCATCATTTTCTAGGCAACTGTATAAGCTGCCATGTCGGTACTCGCTTAGGGTTTGGCACTTGA
- a CDS encoding CoB--CoM heterodisulfide reductase iron-sulfur subunit B family protein — protein sequence MTYSYYPGCSLHSSAKEFDISTRMVMQELGIELEELEDWSCCGGSIAAGVSHEVGMALAARNVVLAQQKNRDLLASCSGCYNKSAKAAKALENETERNKITPILSQMGMSVSDSNTKVRNVVDVLANDVDISSRIKKPLRGLKVACYYGCLLTRPQELTGWDSPVFPMSMDKLSEICGAEVVDFRSKTKCCGGPILVPQEKVAFELTKRLLDEAKSLGADCMVLACPLCANNLELRQPDIEKAYNVSYKLPILYITEIIGLALGIKPGKLGINKHVVSPKPVLAKLGF from the coding sequence ATGACCTATTCTTACTATCCAGGATGCAGCCTCCATTCCTCAGCCAAGGAGTTTGATATCTCCACCCGGATGGTGATGCAAGAACTGGGAATTGAACTGGAGGAACTTGAAGATTGGTCCTGTTGTGGGGGTTCCATCGCGGCTGGGGTGTCTCATGAGGTGGGGATGGCGTTAGCGGCGAGAAATGTGGTGCTGGCGCAGCAGAAAAATCGCGATCTTTTGGCATCCTGTTCGGGGTGTTACAACAAGTCAGCCAAGGCAGCCAAGGCATTAGAAAACGAGACGGAACGCAATAAGATTACGCCGATTCTATCGCAGATGGGGATGTCGGTTTCTGACTCTAATACTAAGGTGAGAAATGTTGTTGATGTCTTGGCGAATGATGTGGATATTTCTAGCCGGATCAAAAAGCCGTTGCGGGGTTTAAAAGTTGCCTGTTATTATGGGTGTCTTTTGACTCGACCCCAGGAACTAACGGGATGGGATTCTCCAGTTTTCCCCATGTCGATGGATAAATTATCTGAGATTTGTGGGGCGGAGGTGGTTGATTTCCGGTCAAAGACCAAATGTTGTGGGGGACCGATTCTTGTTCCTCAGGAAAAGGTAGCGTTTGAACTGACGAAGCGCCTGTTAGATGAGGCAAAATCCCTAGGGGCAGATTGTATGGTGTTGGCTTGTCCGTTGTGTGCTAATAATTTAGAACTGAGACAGCCGGATATTGAGAAGGCATACAATGTTTCCTATAAGCTGCCCATTCTTTATATCACGGAAATTATTGGCTTGGCGTTAGGGATTAAGCCGGGAAAACTGGGGATTAACAAGCACGTTGTTTCACCTAAACCTGTTTTGGCTAAATTGGGATTCTAA
- a CDS encoding ATP-binding protein, protein MKTELHVPSDLKFLTIVESWLLGSLEVALGDSVDWQHQSSRLRLALVEAYSNVVRHAHRDQPNLPILIRLELKERDIALEIWDHGKGYDITNYNQPSPEAKQESGYGWLIMQKLMDRVEYRLQINGRNCLKMETSLPKADE, encoded by the coding sequence ATGAAAACGGAGCTGCATGTACCAAGTGACTTGAAGTTTTTGACGATTGTCGAAAGCTGGTTACTGGGAAGTTTGGAAGTAGCGTTAGGAGATTCAGTGGATTGGCAACATCAATCGAGTCGGTTAAGACTGGCGTTAGTTGAAGCCTATTCCAATGTGGTGCGTCATGCTCATCGAGATCAACCCAATTTACCGATTTTGATTCGCTTGGAACTCAAAGAGCGGGACATTGCTTTGGAAATTTGGGATCACGGCAAAGGGTATGACATCACCAACTATAATCAACCCTCTCCAGAGGCGAAACAGGAAAGCGGATATGGTTGGCTGATTATGCAAAAGCTGATGGATCGAGTCGAGTATCGCTTGCAGATCAATGGTCGTAATTGTCTGAAGATGGAGACGAGCTTACCTAAGGCTGACGAATGA
- the queG gene encoding tRNA epoxyqueuosine(34) reductase QueG, with product MMTKDKGQRTKDKSNQIKQKARSLGFHHCGIAAIEGNADEEAAQHLKTWLAQGYHADMDWMQNPRRLDIHTCMPDVKSVISVALNYYTPHQRPQGNEYAKISRYAWGRDYHKVMHKKLKALTHWLQAQGEGIEARYYVDTGPVQDKVWAERAGIGWIAKNGNLITREYGSWVFLGEILTNLSLTPHTPHTQHCGTCTRCLEACPTGAIVKPFVVDANRCIAYHTIENRAEELPSSITPHLQGWVAGCDICQDVCPWNQRFAQPTDVADFEPYPGNVAPTLAELATLSDHQWHQRFPASALRRIKPQMWRRNAKANQQK from the coding sequence ATGATGACCAAGGACAAAGGACAAAGGACAAAGGACAAAAGCAATCAAATTAAGCAAAAAGCGCGATCGCTAGGATTTCATCACTGTGGTATTGCAGCTATAGAAGGGAATGCTGACGAGGAAGCCGCTCAACATCTGAAAACGTGGTTGGCTCAAGGCTATCATGCTGACATGGATTGGATGCAGAATCCTCGCCGCTTAGATATCCATACCTGTATGCCAGACGTTAAATCCGTTATTTCCGTTGCCCTCAACTACTACACCCCTCACCAACGTCCTCAAGGAAACGAGTACGCCAAGATATCCCGTTATGCTTGGGGACGAGATTATCATAAGGTGATGCACAAAAAACTCAAAGCCTTGACCCACTGGTTACAAGCCCAAGGAGAAGGAATCGAAGCTCGTTACTACGTAGACACCGGTCCGGTGCAGGATAAAGTGTGGGCAGAACGTGCTGGAATTGGTTGGATCGCAAAAAATGGTAATCTAATTACGCGAGAGTATGGCAGTTGGGTGTTTTTAGGGGAAATTTTAACCAACTTATCACTCACACCCCATACTCCCCATACCCAGCATTGCGGGACCTGTACCCGTTGCCTGGAGGCTTGTCCGACCGGAGCAATTGTTAAACCTTTTGTCGTAGATGCTAATCGTTGTATTGCTTATCATACAATTGAAAACCGAGCCGAGGAACTACCCTCATCCATCACCCCCCATTTACAGGGTTGGGTGGCGGGGTGTGATATCTGCCAGGATGTTTGTCCTTGGAACCAACGCTTTGCTCAACCAACAGATGTAGCCGACTTTGAACCCTATCCTGGGAATGTCGCTCCCACCTTAGCGGAACTGGCGACACTTTCAGATCACCAATGGCATCAACGATTTCCGGCATCCGCGTTGCGACGCATCAAACCCCAGATGTGGCGACGCAATGCCAAAGCCAATCAACAGAAGTAG
- a CDS encoding PAS domain-containing sensor histidine kinase, with amino-acid sequence MSILSTQQNCQILRSIYEKVDHPIFVIDIDEQGHYRYTDFNPVAKKILGLTSDNLRGRLLREILPPEFAAPCIELYDECVKAEKTIQYEKLVTLDGEPIWWLTGLTPIKDDNGRIYRLVGTCTDITKRKQFEQALQESETRYRQLAQRESLLNSIASQIRASLDFNTVVETAVDKLYHLLQLERCVFRLYVPEAIPPVAEVIAEAKNPELPSLNGSQVPVAEITPLIAKITRKEVTRIEDTLTLQDPVERQFFLETLNYRAVVFVPVHTQAGKIGAICCSHSGKTRHWSDSDVDLLERVADQLAIALTQAELYAQTRSIAESEAQKALELTAALQQLQQTQAQLIQQEKMSSLGQLVAGVAHEINNPVSFIYGNINPAKDYIDDVLELVQLYQQSYPNSTPLIQAKLQQLDWEFIQRDFPKLLDSIKIGADRIRKIVQSLRNFSRLDEAEMKAVDLHEGIDNTLLILENRLQANPNRPAIQVVKDYGNLPLVECYAGEINQVFMNLLINAIDALDVDLLKPPRIYILTQRVDEETVAIHVQDNGVGIPAKLKSRVFEPFFTTKPVGKGTGLGLSISYKIVEKHRGTLDYRSQLGKGTEFVVKLPRSQKK; translated from the coding sequence ATGTCTATTCTCTCCACTCAACAGAATTGCCAGATTTTACGCAGTATCTATGAAAAAGTCGATCATCCTATTTTCGTGATCGATATCGATGAGCAAGGACATTACCGTTATACCGATTTTAATCCCGTGGCTAAAAAAATTTTGGGGTTAACGTCAGATAACCTACGTGGACGTTTACTGCGGGAAATATTGCCACCTGAATTCGCCGCGCCCTGTATAGAACTCTATGATGAATGCGTTAAGGCGGAAAAAACGATTCAATATGAAAAACTCGTTACTCTAGATGGAGAACCGATTTGGTGGCTAACGGGACTCACCCCGATCAAAGATGATAATGGGCGCATTTATCGACTCGTGGGAACCTGTACTGATATCACCAAACGTAAGCAATTTGAACAAGCGTTACAAGAATCGGAAACTCGATATCGACAACTAGCGCAGCGAGAATCACTACTGAATAGTATTGCTAGTCAAATTCGTGCTTCTCTTGATTTTAATACGGTGGTGGAAACTGCCGTTGATAAACTTTATCACTTGTTACAGTTAGAACGCTGCGTCTTCCGATTATATGTACCAGAAGCCATTCCTCCCGTAGCAGAAGTTATCGCTGAAGCCAAAAATCCTGAGTTACCTTCCTTAAACGGAAGTCAAGTTCCCGTCGCCGAAATTACTCCCTTAATTGCTAAAATTACCCGCAAAGAAGTGACTCGTATTGAAGATACCCTGACGTTGCAAGATCCAGTCGAACGCCAATTTTTTCTGGAGACATTAAACTATCGTGCGGTGGTTTTTGTCCCCGTTCACACTCAAGCGGGAAAAATTGGCGCTATCTGTTGCAGTCACAGTGGGAAAACGCGACATTGGAGTGACAGCGACGTAGACTTGTTAGAACGGGTAGCCGATCAACTCGCGATCGCGCTCACTCAAGCGGAACTCTACGCCCAAACTCGCTCAATTGCTGAATCGGAAGCCCAGAAAGCCTTAGAACTGACAGCGGCTTTGCAACAATTGCAACAGACGCAAGCTCAACTCATCCAACAAGAAAAAATGTCCAGTTTGGGACAACTGGTGGCGGGAGTGGCTCATGAAATTAATAACCCAGTTAGTTTTATTTACGGGAATATTAATCCAGCTAAAGATTATATCGACGATGTTTTGGAACTGGTACAGCTTTATCAGCAATCCTATCCCAATTCCACTCCCCTGATTCAAGCCAAATTGCAGCAACTGGATTGGGAGTTTATTCAGCGAGACTTTCCTAAATTATTGGACTCGATTAAAATTGGAGCCGATCGGATTCGCAAAATTGTGCAGTCGTTGCGGAACTTTTCGCGACTCGACGAAGCTGAGATGAAAGCGGTTGATTTGCATGAAGGAATTGATAATACTTTATTAATTCTCGAAAACCGCTTGCAAGCTAATCCCAACCGTCCCGCTATCCAGGTCGTTAAAGACTATGGTAACTTGCCCTTAGTCGAGTGCTATGCTGGAGAAATCAATCAAGTGTTTATGAATCTGCTAATTAATGCAATTGACGCTTTAGACGTTGATTTATTGAAGCCGCCTAGGATCTATATTTTGACTCAAAGAGTAGACGAGGAAACTGTGGCTATTCACGTTCAGGATAATGGTGTGGGAATACCAGCAAAACTAAAATCACGAGTGTTTGAACCGTTTTTTACCACCAAACCTGTGGGCAAGGGAACGGGATTGGGATTATCAATTAGTTATAAAATTGTCGAGAAACATCGTGGCACTCTCGACTATCGTTCCCAACTAGGGAAAGGCACGGAGTTTGTGGTGAAACTTCCGCGATCGCAGAAAAAGTAA
- a CDS encoding NifB/NifX family molybdenum-iron cluster-binding protein, with protein sequence MKIAVASQNKTSITEHAGHCQRFWIYDIKDNEITAKTLLELSPEQSFHNSKPNHSHPLDDVQVVISGGMGKKLVSRLEQKGIEPVITKETDLDKAVNGYLNGSLVREDSECHDHKHEHQHRHQHRHGCET encoded by the coding sequence ATGAAAATTGCTGTCGCCAGTCAAAATAAAACAAGCATAACTGAACACGCTGGACATTGCCAGAGGTTTTGGATTTACGACATCAAAGACAATGAAATAACCGCTAAAACGCTTTTGGAATTGTCACCTGAACAGTCGTTTCACAATAGCAAACCCAATCACTCCCACCCATTAGATGATGTGCAAGTTGTGATTTCTGGGGGAATGGGAAAGAAATTGGTGAGCCGTCTGGAACAGAAAGGAATTGAACCCGTGATTACTAAAGAAACGGATCTAGATAAAGCGGTGAATGGCTATCTTAATGGGTCTTTGGTCAGAGAAGATAGCGAATGTCATGATCATAAACATGAGCATCAACACCGCCATCAACACCGTCACGGATGTGAAACGTAA